A window from Zonotrichia albicollis isolate bZonAlb1 chromosome 8, bZonAlb1.hap1, whole genome shotgun sequence encodes these proteins:
- the LOC141729961 gene encoding serine/threonine-protein kinase pim-1-like produces the protein MGGEPAPRGKLHRTTEAEPPPQGKPRLAPQPEPGGHHQRRSHAESSQAAAAPRDRKFFRPLRHRRELPRGQRSRRGRSNCVAVAAVRTERAQSDWLQAYREVFSGHFRWKAQEALQERYRLGSLLGRGGFGRVFAATRLSDGAPVAIKRVPRNRVRHCGELPDGASAPLEIVLLAKVSTGFPGVVQLLEWLELPNCIVMVLERPEQCQDLQRFIGARRFLPEEEARELFRQVLEAVRHCTSCGVLHRDIKPENILVDLDTGQAKLIDFGCGTYLQDTVYTHFAGTLSYSPPEWNDFGWYHGEAATVWSLGILLHQMVCGEHPFRRGRNLSWGQLPLPQRLSQECKDLIWWCLSVNSLDRPTLEDLFCVPWMQNIPLP, from the exons ATGGGAGGAGAGCCGGCGCCGCGGGGAAAGCTGCACCGCACCACAGAAGCCGAGCCGCCGCCGCAGGGAAAGCCGCGCCTCGCCCCGCAGCCAGAGCCAGGTGGCCACCACCAGCGCCGCAGCCATGCCGAGTCGAGCCaagccgccgccgcgccgcggGACCGGAAGTTTTTTCGCCCGCTCCGACACCGCAGGGAGCTGCCGCGGGGACAGCGGAGCCGCCGCGGGAGGAGTAACTGCGTTGCCGTGGCTGCAGTGCGGACGGAGCGTGCGCA atctgactggttacaGGCTTACcgagaagttttctctggacacttccGAT ggaaggcgcaggaggccctgcaggagcggtaccggctgggatcgctgctggggcgcggcGGCTTCGGCAGAGTCTTCGCGGCCACGCGGCTCTCGGACGGCGCCCCG gtggccatcaaaaGGGTGCCACGGAACCGCGTCCGGCACTGCggcgagctg cccgaCGGCGCCAGCGCACCCCTGGAGatcgtgctgctggccaaggtgtccactggcttccccggtgtggtccagctgctggagtggctcGAGCTCCCCAACTGCATCGTGATGGTGCTGGAGCggccagagcagtgtcaggaccTGCAGCGTTTCATTGGGGCACGGCGGTTCCTGCCCGAGGAGGAGGCGCGGGAGCTGTtccgccaggtgctggaggccgtgcggcactgcaccagctgcggggtcctgcacagggacatcaaGCCAGAGAACATCCTGGTTGACCTGGACACCGGGCAGGCCAAGCTGATTGactttggctgtggcacctacctgcaggacacagtctACACACACTTTGCAG GAACACTGTCCTACAGCCCCCCAGAATGGAACGACTTTGGCTGGTACCATGGCGAGGCAGCAACAGTctggtccctgggcatcctgctgcaccagatggtctgcggggagcaccctttcaggaggggccggaacctcagctggggccagctcccgctgccacaaaggctctctcaag aGTGCAAAGACCTGATCTGGTGGTGTTTATCCGTGAACTCCTTGGACAGACCCACACTGGaagacctgttctgtgttccttgGATGCAGAATATTCCTCTGCCatag